The following is a genomic window from Janibacter sp. DB-40.
GTGGCCGAAGCCGAGGTCGACTTCGGTCAGGTGTGGCGGACGACCCTCGACACCCTCGATGCCGACGGCGTCCCGGTCACTCGGCGGGCCTTCCTGAGCATGGCGCGGCTCGTCGGCCTCCTCGACGACACCGCGCTCATCGCCGTACCGGACGACTTCTCCAAGAACTTCGTCGAGCAGCGCCTTCGGATGCACGTCACCCAGGCCCTGTCCGACCAGCTCGGGCGGGAGGTCCGACTGGCCGTCACGGTCGACCCCGACCTGGCCGAGGACGACTCCCTCCCGCCGACACAGGGCATCGAGGGTGAGCAGGACCAGCCCGGGCCGCGACCCGAGCGCCCGGAGGGACTCTCCTCCACGCTGCCCGTCGACGACGTGGACGACGGTCTCGTCGACGAGGACCCGGAGCCACCGACCCCCGTGCGCCCCCGGCGCGGCCGGCCCGAGCCGGAGCAGGTCGAGCTGACGAGGTTGAACCCGAAGTACACCTTCGACACCTTCGTCATCGGTGCGAGCAACCGCTTCGCCAACGCCGCTGCCGTCGCCGTCGCCGAGGCGCCGGCCAAGGCGTACAACCCGCTCTTCATCTACGGCGAGTCCGGCCTGGGCAAGACGCACCTGCTCCACGCGATCGGGCACTACGCCCGCAGCCTTTACCCGCACGTGAAGGTGCGCTACGTGAACTCCGAGGAGTTCACCAACGACTTCATCAACAGCATCCGCGACGACAAGGCCGCGAACTTCCAGCGGCGCTACCGCGACGTCGACGTCCTGCTCATCGACGACATCCAGTTCCTCCAGGGCAAGATGCAGACGCAGGAGGAGTTCTTCCACACGTTCAACACCCTGCACAACGCCAACAAGCAGGTCGTCATCACCTCCGACGTCGCGCCCAAGCTCCTCTCCGGCTTCGAGGAGCGCATGCGCAGCCGCTTCGAGTGGGGCCTGCTGACGGACGTGCAGCCGCCCGACCTCGAGACACGGATCGCGATCCTGCGCAAGAAGGCCATCCAGGAGAAGCTCTCCGTCCCGGCCGACGTGCTCGAGTTCATCGCCAGCCGCATCAGCACGAACATCCGCGAGCTCGAGGGCGCACTCATCCGCGTCACCGCCTTCGCCAGCCTCAACCGGCAGCCGGTCGACATCGGTCTGGCGCAGATCGTGCTCAAGGACCTCATCCCCAACGAGCAGTCGAGCGAGATCTCCAGCGCGACGATCATGGCGCAGACGGCCGACTACTTCGGTCTGAACATCGAGGACCTGCAGAGTCCCTCCCGGACCCGCCTGCTCGTCACCGCGCGCCAGATCGCGATGTACCTGTGTCGCGAGCTCACCGACATGTCGCTCCCGCGCATCGGTGAGCAGTTCGGTGGGCGGGACCACACCACCGTCATGCACGCGGAGCGCAAGATCCGCGAGCTGATGGGCGAACGACGCGCCATCTACAACCAGGTCACCGAGCTGACGAACCGCATCAAGCAGCAGGCCGGCTGACCGCCCGCCGCCATCGCGCCATATACGCGAATCTGTCCTGTGTCGAAGACATGGGGATAGAACCTCATCCTGAAATATCCACAGGGTTCTCCCCACCTGTGTGCTCGCGCCTGGCGGTCGTCACCGCATCGGTACACCTCCGCATCGGACCCCGGGTCCCCCACGTTGTCCACAGATCCACAGCCTGTGGACAAGCTTGTGGGTACCTGGGGACCGCACGACAGCAGGCAACACGCCCGACCTCGTCCACAACCGCGGTCGTCACGCCGTGCTGCCTGCCTCACCCCAGCAACCTGCCACCCGTGAGCACCGCCACCGGCCCTCAGATCGACGCCCAGCGCGGGATTTCCTGCGGACGAGCGTGTGCACAGGGTGTGCAGAACCTGTGTACGACGCGATCGACCTGGTGATGGATGGTGTTCGCCCACACCCCAGTACCCGTTGTGCACCGTCCGTCCACAGACCGTCCACATGCGGGATCAGCGCCATGAGCGCGCCGGAGCCGGTTGTCCACGGAATCCACACCGCCTAAGACAACGATGAGTCCTCTCTCCATCCATTCCCTCCCCCACGCATTGCTGGGACCCCACCTGTGGACGAGAGCACCCCGACGAATCACAAGAACGCCCTCGGTTGCCCCCGAGGCGGCCCGAGCGCGTAATGTCAGGGAACCCACGTGTTGCGACGTGGTTCCATGTCATCCCGTGACCTCGCGCTCCCGGCGCGTCGAAGGGTAGGTCTGTCGTGAAGTTCCGCGTCGAGCGCGATGTGCTGGCCGAAGCGGTCACCTGGGTGGCCCGAAGCCTGCCGAACCGTCCGCCCGTCCCCGTTCTGGCCGGTGTCCTCATGGAGGCCACCGACGACGGGTCGCTGACCCTGTCCACGTTCGACTACGAGGTCTCAGCGCGGATCACCGTCGCAGCCGAGGTCAGCGAGGCCGGCACCTCCCTCGTGCTCGGTCGACTCCTCGCCGACATCTCCCGCAACCTGCCCGGCAAGCCCGTGGACATCGCCACGGACGGCGCCAAGGTCCAGGTGACCTGCGGCAGCTCGCGCTTCGCCCTGCTGCAGATGCCCGCGGACGAGTACCCCACCCTGCCGACCTCCCCCGAGGGCAGCGGCACCGTCGACGGCACGCTCTTCACCCAGGCGGTCCAGCAGGTGCAGATTGCCGCGGACCGAGGTGACACCCTCCCGATCCTCACCGGTGTCCGGGTCGAGATCGAGGGCGAGAAGATGACCCTGCTGGCCACCGACCGCTACCGGCTGGCCATGCGTGAGCTCGTCTGGCAGCCGCGCGCCTCCGACGCCGACCACGTCGCCCTCATCCCGGCACGAACCCTCGCCGAGACCGCCAAGGCTCTCGGTGCCGCCGGGTCGATCGAGGTCTCCCTCGGTGCCGCCACGGCTGGTGGCTCCGGCGGCCTCGTCGGTTTCGAGGCCGGCCAGCGCCACACGACCAGCCGCCTGCTCGACGGCGAGTACCCGAAGGTCTCCAAGATCTTCCCGACGACGAGCGAGACCGAGGCCGTCGTCGGCACCGAGCTGCTCACCGAGGCCGTCAAGCGCGTCGCCCTGGTCACCGAGCGCAACACCCCGGTGCGGCTGCGTTTCGCCGACGGCCAGGTCACCATCGAGGCCGGCACCGGCGACGACGCCCAGGCGTCCGAGGCCATCGAGGCCACCGTCGAGGGGCCGGAGATCGAGGTCGCCTTCAACCCCGGCTACCTCCTCGACGGCCTCGGCGTGCTCGGCACGACCTTCACCCGCCTGTCCTTCACGGCTCCGCTGAAGCCTGCGATGATGACCGGCCAGGAGTCGCTCGAGGCAGAGATCGACACCACCTACCGCTACGTCCTGCAGCCGGTGCGACTGGCTGGCTGACCCCCTTCGTCCACCGCTCGCCCACCGTCGACAAAGGAAGGTCCGACATGCAGCTCGGTCTCATCGGTCTCGGCAAGATGGGCGGCAACATGCGAGAGCGTGTGCGCCGCGCCGGTCACGAGGTCATCGGGTACGACACCGATCCCGACATCAGTGACGTCGAGAGCGTCCAGGCGATGGTCGACCGGCTCCAGGCGCCGCGCGTCGTGTGGGTGATGGTGCCGGCGGGCGAGGTGACCCAGACCGTCGTCTCCGACCTCGCCTCCCGCCTCTCCCCCGGTGACCTCGTCATCGACGGCGGCAACTCGCGCTACTCCGACGACGTCCCCAATGCCGAGGAACTCGCCCGCAACGGCATCGGCTACGTCGACTGCGGGGTCTCCGGCGGCATCTGGGGCCTGGAGAACGGCTACGGGCTGATGTGCGGCGGGGCGAAGGAGGACGTCGAGAAGGCGATGCCGATCTTCGACGCGCTGCGACCCGAGGGCCCGCGGGACGAGGGCTTCGTCCACGCCGGCGACGTCGGGGCCGGGCACTACGTGAAGATGGTGCACAACGGCATCGAGTACGGGCTCATGCACGCCTACGCCGAGGGCTACGAGCTGCTGGAGAAGAAGGGCATCGTCACCGACGTCCCGGGCTCCTTCAAGGCGTGGAGCCGTGGCACGGTGGTGCGCTCGTGGCTGCTCGACCTCATGGTCAAGGCACTCGAGGAGAACCCCGAGATGACCGACGTCAGCGACTTCACCGCCGACTCCGGCGAGGGGCGCTGGACCGTCGAGGAGGCCATCGACAACGCCGTGCCCATGCCGGTCATCTCGGCCGCGCTCTTCGCCCGATTCGCCTCCCGCCAGCAGGTCAGCCCGGCCATGCAGGCCGTGGCCGCGCTGCGCGGTCAGTTCGGTGGGCACCAGGTCATGACCGTCGCCGAGGGCGAGGCTCTGCGGGCCGAGGCGGCGAAGGGGGTGGCCTCCCCCGGCGCCAGCGAGGCCCAGGAGGAGAAGAAGGTCCGCCCGGCGGCCGCACCCCACGAGTCGTCGAAGGGCGACGCCGCGGCGGCCGGCCCCACCTCCGGGACGGAGACCACCGGTGGCTCGCCCGGGCCGACGAGCGGTTCCGGGTCGACCGAGTGACGTGTACGTCCGCCACCTGAGCATCGGCGACTTCCGCAGTTACCCCGCCGCCGAGCTCGCCCTGGAGCCGGGGGTGACGACCCTCGTCGGCCTCAACGGGCAGGGCAAGACCAACCTCGTCGAGGCGATCGGCTACGTGGCCTCCCTCTCCAGCCACCGGGTCGCGACCGACCAGCCGCTCGTGCGCTTCGGCACCGACCGGGCGATCGTGCGGGCCGCCGTCGTGCGGGACGAGCGGGAGAGCCTCGTCGAGCTGGAGATCACTCCCGGGAAGGCGAACCGCGCCAAGCTGAACCGATCCCCCCTTCCCCGCACCCGCGACGTCCTCGGCACCCTGCGGACGGTGCTCTTCGCCCCCGAGGACCTCGCCCTGGTCAAGGGCGACCCCGGGGAGCGGCGCCGCTTCCTCGACGACCTGCTCGTCCAGCGCCAGCCCCGCTGGGCCGGCGTGCGCTCGGACTACGACAAGATCGTGCGCCAGCGCGGGGCGCTGCTGAAGTCGGCCGCCTCGCTCCTGGGATCCAAGCGGGGCCGACGGCGTCGCAGCTCCGCGTCCCCCGAGGGTGTCGACCCCGCTGCCGCCGCCGAGGACGCGCTGCGCACCCTCGAGATCTGGGACGACCACCTGGCCACGGTCGGCGCGCAGCTGCTCTACGCCCGGCTGCGTCTCCTGCGCGACCTCGTGCCACACCTCCAGGAGGCCTACCGAGAGGTCAGCGCCAACCAGTCCGAGGCCACTGCGGTCTACCGCTCGTCCCTGCACGACGAGGCAGCCGAGGCGATCGCGGCCGGGGAGGTCCCCGAGGTCGACGAGCTGCGCTCGATGATCCTTGAGTCGCTCGCCCGGGTACGCGACCAGGAGGTCGAGCGGGGGGTCAACCTCGTCGGTCCCCACCGCGACGACCTCGTGCTGGGCCTCGGGCCGATGCCGGCGAAGGGGTACGCCTCCCACGGTGAGTCGTGGTCCTTCGCGCTGGGACTGCGGCTGGCGGCCTACCATCTGCTGCGCCGCGATCTCGGTGACGACCCGGTGCTGGTCCTCGACGACGTCTTCGCCGAGCTGGACAGCGGCCGGCGCGAGCGTCTGGCCGCGCTCGTCAGCGACTGCGAGCAGGTGCTCATCACGGCCGCGGTCCCCGCGGACGTCCCCGAGTCCCTGGTGGGTCGGCGCTACACCGTCTCGCTCGGTGAGGTCGACGAGGCGTCATGAGCGACAGCGAGGGCGCGCCGGGTGGCACCGGGGGCGACCCGGATCCGGTCGAGGTCACGGAGTCCGTCCCGGAGCCGGTCACGGGGCCCGTCCCGCCGGAGGACGACGAGGTAGAGCCGAGTGTCGAGGACGCCGCCTCGACCGCGCTCGCACGCGCCCGAGCCCTGGCCGCGAAGAAGGGCCTGCGCCCGGGCATGAGGCCGCGCCCCAAGCGCCGGCGCCAGCACCCGCAGGCGCCGAAGGGCAGCCGCGGACGTGATCCGATGACCATCGGGGACCAGGTCGACCGGCTCGTCGACAACCGCGGCTGGCAGGTCGACGTCGCGGCGGGTTCCGTCATGGGCCGGTGGGACGAGATCGTCGGCCGGGAGGTCGCCGAGCACTGTCAGCCGGTCAGCTTCGAGGACGGGGTGCTGTCCGTGCGCGCCGACTCGACGGCCTGGGCCACGCAGATCCGCCTGCTGTCCAGCTCCCTGCTCGGGCGCATCACCGACGCCGCCGGCCCCGACGTCGTGCACGAGCTGCGGGTGCACGGGCCGAGCGCGCCCTCCTGGTCGCGCGGCCCCCGTCGCTCCAGCGACGGCCGCGGTCCCCGCGACACCTATGGGTGAGCGGGCGCACGACGACGGGACGTTCCGCGGGTGGGAACGACCGGCGCCGATCCCCCCTTCGTGGTGGAGAGTGATGGTCAGACGGGCGCCGCTGCCCGCGAACGACCACGAAGGAGTGTTCGATGACGACGATCATCGTGCAGCCATCGGGGACCGAGATCCTGATCGAGCCCGGTGACACCGTGCTGTCCGGCCTGCAGAAGGCCGGGTACGCGTACACCGTGGGCTGCCGTCGCGGCGGCTGCGGGATCTGCAAGATCGACGTCCTCGACGGTGAGTTCTCCTACTGTCGACCCGTGGCCGAGACGGTCATCACCGACGAGGAGCGAGCCGACGGCACCTGCCTGAGCTGCCGTGCCGTCCCCGGTGACGACCTGACCATCCAGATGCGAGACGCATCCCTGCGCCTCGTCAACCCCTTGCTGGGTCAGCTCAACGCGAAGGCGCGCGAGCGCGCCAGGGCTGCCAGCACCGCACCGGAGGAGCAGTAGACATGGGCATCATGCGAATGGGGTACGCCCACGTGCGTGTCACCGACATGACCGAGGCCAAGAACCACTACGCGTCGACCCTGGGTCTGTACGAGACCCTCGAGGACACCTCCCCGGAGGGCAACAAGCGCGTGTTCTACAAGGGCTGGGACGAGTGGGACCACCACTCCGTCGTCCTCGAGGAGGGAGGCGTCGGCGTCGTCAAGTACGGCTGGAAGGTCGAGCACGAGTCGGACATCGACGCGATCGAGAAGAAGGCGCAGGCCTTCGGCCTCACCGTCGAGCGCATGTCGAAGGGGGAGAACCCGGAGGTGGGTGACGGGATCCGTTTCACCACCACCAGCGACCACGTCTTCGAGGTCTACCACTCGCAGACCGCCATCGGCACCGAGGTCGGCACGCACAACCCCGACCCGTTCCCGCGCCACCTCGTCGGTGTCGGTGTCCCCGCGCTCGACCACTCGCTCATCACCTGCGAGGACCCGAAGCTGATGGAGAAGCTCCTGATGGAGGTCTTCGACTTCTACGCGACCGAGCGGGTGCAGACCAGCCTCGACGCCGACCACGACCTCGTCGGCACCTGGCTGACCTCCAACAACCAGATCCACCAGCTGGCCGTGATCGGCGGCCCGCAGGGCAAGTTGCACCACTTCGCCTTCCGTCTGGACGACTGGAGCCAGGTCGGGCACGCGGCGGACATCTTCACCATGGACGATGTCTCGGTCGACGTCACCCCCACCCGCCACGGCATCACCCGCGGGCAGACGACGTACTTCTTCGACCCCAGCGGCAACCGCAACGAGGTCTTCGCCGGCGGCTACGTCGCCTTCCCGGACCGTCCGACGAACGTGTGGACCGTGGACCAGCTCGGCCAGGGCATCTTCTACCACGCCCGCGAGCTCAACGAGCGGTTCACCACGGTCCTCACCTGATGGAGCACGTCCGCACGAGCGCCGTCCTGACCCTCGCCGGGGCCAGGGCGGCGCTCGACGCAGCACTGGCCCACGCGCAGACCAACGACCTGCGGATGAACGTCGCGATCGTCGACACCGGCGGCGCGCTGCTGTCGTTCGCGCGCATGGACGGCGCCTTCGCCAACTCCGGACCGATCGCGATCGACAAGGCCCGTACGAGCGTCGGCTTCGGCGGTGCACCGACCGCAGACCTCTACACCGCACTCGCCGGGGAGGACGCCGTCATCCGCGGCATCGCCAACCGCCCGGGGGTCGCCGCCTTCGGCGGGGCCGTGCCGATCCGGGTCGACGGCCAGCTCGTCGGCGCGATCGGTGCCTCCGGTGGTTCCGCGGAGGAGGACGCCCAGGTCGCCGCCGCCGGCGCCGACGCGGTCGGCGCCTGACCTCGGGGACCGAGCCCACCCCCTTCGCAAGAGCCTAAGCAGTTGCGAAGGGGGAGCGCCTGCTGTGGTGCAAGAGCCTAAGCAGTTGCGAAGGGGTGGGCGCAGGAGCCCGGGTCAGGAGCTGGCGGCCAGGGTCTGGCTGGGCAGCCGGCCGTACCGGGTGCGGTAGGCGGCCGCGAAGCGGCCCAGGTGGGTCACGCCCCAGCGCATGGCCACGTCGGTGACGCTGCCACCGCGACCGTGGACGAGGTCGTCGTGGACCCGCTCCAGACGCACCTCGTGGAGGTAGGCCATGGGGGTCAACCCGACGTGCTCGCGGAAGCACTGCTGCAGCCGGCGCACGCTCACGCCCGCGATCTCGGCGAGATCGGCCGGCGCCCACGGGTGGGCGGGGTCGAGGTCGATGGCGTCCATGACACGACGGATGGGGCGCGGACGCATCCCGGTCGGGCAGGTCGCGGACTCCTCGTCGGGGACGGCCGTGAGCAGCAACCCCGTCACGAGCATGCTGGCGACGGACTCGGCCACCTGGTCCCTGGTGTAGAGGCTGCCGCCGGCCAGCCGGGCGTTGTCGAAGGTCGTGCGCGCGAGGGTCAGCCAGGCCGCTCCCTCGGCCCCGCGCAGGTCGATCACGCGGGGTAGCTGCACGCGCTTGCGGGCGAAGACCCGCTCGGCCTGCCGGGAGAGATAGTCGCTGTCGATGCGCAGCCCGAGGACGGCCCGGCCCTCCGGCCAGGCGGGCATGCGTGCCGGGGTGTCGGCGGGGAAGACCATCGCCTCACCGGGCGTGGTGGTGAAGCTGTCGGATCCCAGCCGCGACTCCATGCTGCCCTCGAGCTGGATGTTGATCGCGGTCGCACCGGGGTGCTCGGTGACGATGTCCACCGTCGCGCCGAAGCGCATGTGCGCCAGACGGCACACCGACAGGTCCACGACCTCCAGTCCGCAGTGCGATGCCGCTCCTCGCGAGCGGGGCTTCATGTCGTGCGGGAAATAGGCGTTCGCGACCGCGTCGTGCACTCCCTCCCAGTCGTCGAAGGTCGGTGCCGACTCCAGAAGATGCTCCATTGCACTCCTTCAGCGAGTCCGTGGTCCACAGCAGGATGCGCAGCCGCCGCAGACCCGGAACGCGGCGTTCCCCACAGCGGAACCTCCGCTGACACTACGGCCCGTTGCTGACGGCCGTCCCACCCCGATCATTGCGGCACCTCCACACGGGGCGCGAAGGGGGGCGACCCCCTCGGTAGCCCTGTCCGGACAGTCATTGCGCTGGCCGGACAGACCCTTCGCCCAGCGGATCGCCGACCCGCCGCCCCCGCCCTACGTTCGTCTCCACGCCCCACCGAACCAGGAGAAGTGCAATGACGCCCTTCATGACCCGCGTGGCCGAGTTCGTCGGCACACCCGAGGACGAGGTCCCGCAGCTGGCCGAACGACGCTCGACCCTCCCCGAGACCCGGATCAGCCGTCGGGTGGCCACCGGGACCGGCGCCGACCGGCACGTGGCCCTGCGCTCGCTGGCCGAGCAGTACGTGTGCGAGGCCAACGCCGTGCTCGGTGCCGACCACGACCACCTCGACCTCGTCGACGAGCCCCTGCCGGACGAGCTCGCCTTCACCGTCACCTTCAAGGACCACGGTGCCCGCTGCTCGACGACCTTCGTCGACGGTCGTGCCTTCGGTCGGCTCGTCGGGGACCTCTTCGACGAGGAGGAGGCCCGTGAGCTGGAGGGGCCGGACGCGCTGCCGGACCTGCTGGTCCAGCTCATGGAGGCCGGGATGGAGGCCTCCCCGACGACCTCCGCCACCTGATCCCCCTTCGCCCGACCGACCCAAGGAGAACGTCCAGTGCAGTACGAACTCAAGACCCAGGTGATCGAGCCGCAGCGCTCGACCTTCACCCACCTCGTCAACCGCTACGGCGACAAGCCGGCCTCGCGCTACCTCGAGGGCAGCGTCGGGGTGCAGCCGCGGGAGCACTTCCACTACCGGCCCACCTACGACCCCGGCAAGGAGCTCTACGACGAGACCTACAGCGTCTTCCGGCTGAGCGACCCCTACTCCTTCCTCGACCCCCGGCAGTACTACTACGCCCCGTACGTGACCTCGCGCTCGACCCACCACGAGGCCTTCGCGACCTCGCTGCAGTACATCGAGGACCGGGGCCTGCTGGAGCGCCTGCCGCAGGAGTGGAAGGACCTGCTCGGTGAGCTCGTCCTCCCGCTGCGCCACCTCGAGAGCGCCGGTCAGCTGATCCTGTGCGGGATGGCCCGCTTCGGGTACGGGTCGACCGTCACCCAGGCCGCGGCGTTCTCCGGATTCGACCGGGTCGGCAACGCCCAGGTCCTCAGCCGCCTGGGGATCGCTCTCGCCGGCGGGACCGCGGACCTGCTCGGCGAGGCCAAGACGCACTGGCTCGAGGACGCACCGCTGCAGGGCCTGCGCCGCCTGGCCGAGCACACGATCGTCGAGAAGGACTGGGGCGTCGCCCTGCTGCAGCTCGACGCCGTCGACCAGCTGCTCTACGACCTGCTCTACCTCCACCTCGACGACGAGGCGGTCACTGGCGGAGCACCCGCGTACTCGCTCTTCTCCCAGCACATGGCCAGCTGGTTCACCGACAACCGCAAGTGGATCGACGCGCTGCACAAGGCCTGGCGCGCCGATGAGGAGCTCGGCGAGACCAACGCCGGCCTCATCGCCCACCACGGCAACCTCGCCATGGACGAGGCGCTCTCGGCGGTCACCCCCTTCGCGGCCCGGATCGACGAGCTGCTGGCCGTCGGTGCCGTGGACCGCGTGACCGCCAAGGCGGCCGAGGTGCGCCAGACGTACGCGGCCGAGCAGGCCTGAGGAAGGAGAGCGACATGAGCGAGTCAACGCAGACCCAGACCTCCCGGGACGTCGGGATGATCCTGCAGGAGTCCGAGGACAACCGCCCGATCATCGAGGCGATCGAGGAGGACAACCCCGAGTGCAGCATCAGCCACACACCGGGCCTCGTGCGGATCACCGCGCCCGGCCGGCTCGTCGTGCTGCAGGAGAGCGTCGAGGAGAAGCTCGGCCGCGAGTGGGAGACCCACGAGTTCCAGATGTCGATCGTCTCCTACTTCGGGAACATCCAGGAGTGGGACGACGACGAGATCGTCATCGCCTGGGACCACTGACCAACTGACCAGAACAACGACGTTCACAGGAGGACGAGATGACTCTCGCACCCGAGCAGAAGAAGACCAAGAAGCCGAAGAAGCTGTCGATGAAGGCCCGCTACGAGGCGCTCACACGCGGCCTCGACTGGGAGCCCAGCTACGTCGACAAGGACGAGATGTTCCCGCACCTGGACTACGAGGGCATCAAGATCCACGACTGGGCGGCCTGGGAGGACCCCTTCCGTCTGACGATCGACGCCTACTGCAAGTACCAGGCCGAGAAGGACAAGCGCCTCTACGCCGTCCTCGACGGCTTCGCCCAGGGCCAGGGCCACCTGAGCCTGACGGACGCGTCCTACCTCAACGCGATGAAGATCTTCCTCCAGGGCGTGACGCCGCTGGAGTACGCCGCGCACCGCCACTTCGCCTACCTCGCGCGGCACTTCGCCGGCCCGGGCCCGCGCTTCGCGGCCCTGTGCCAGTCGATCGACGAGATCCGGCACATGCAGACCGAGATCCACACCCTGAGCAACTACAACAAGCTCTACTCGGGGATGCACAACTGGCCTGAGCACTTCGACCGCGTCTGGTACCTGTCGGTGCCGAAGAGCTTCTTCGACGACGCGATGTCCTGCGGGCCCTTCGAGTTCCTCATCGCGGTCGGGTTCTCCTTCGAGTACCTGCTGACCAACCTGCTCTTCGTGCCCTTCATGTCCGGGTCCTCGTTCAACGGCGACCTGCCGACGATGACCTTCGGCTTCTCGGCGCAGTCGGACGAGTCGCGGCACATGACCCTGGGCCTGGAGGCGATCAAGTTCCTCCTCGAGCAGGACGAGGACAACGTCGAGCTCGTCCAGGGCTGGATCGACAAGTGGTTCTGGCGCTCCTACCGCGTCACCGCGCTCGTCGCCCAGATGCTCGACTACATGCTCCCGCGCAAGGTGATGAGCTGGAAGGAGTCCTTCGAGCTGTACTTCGAGGAGCAGATGCTCGGTGGCCTCTTCGAGGACCTCGCCTTCTACGGCATCAAGCCCCCGCGCCACGTGGAGGACGCGATCCAGGAGAAGGAGCTGCTCTCCCACCAGGTGTACTGGACCCTCTACCAGTTCTCCTTCGCGGCGGGCTTCACCACGACGATGCCCTCCGAGGAGCACCTGAACTGGCTCTCCGAGTCCTACCCGGACACCTTCGACACGTACTTCCGGCCGTTGTGGGACAAGGAGGCGAAGAACCGCGAGAACGGCGGTCGCCACTTCGCCCCCGGTCTGCCCCAGCTGTGCCAGGTCTGCCAGGTCCCGATGCTCTTCACCGAGCCGGGTGACCCCACGACCTTGTGCCAGCGCGAGTCCGAGTTCGAGGGCGAGATCTACCACACCTGCTCCAACGGGTGTCAGTGGATCTTCGAGCGGGAGCCGGAGAAGTACCGCCAGGCGTGGCTGCCCGTGCACCAGATCCTTGCTGGCAACTGCGGTGGCCCGACCGTCCCGGACGTGCTGGAGTGGTACGGCCTGCAGGACGGCGACGCCGGCGAGTACCTCGGCTCGAGGGACCACCAGAACTGGGTGGCGTGGCAGGGCGAGGCCGCTGCCGACACCGCCGCCCCGAGCGAGACGAAGGCAGGTGCCTGACATGACGATCAAGAGCATCGGGGAGTACGACTTCCCCTCCCGGTCCGCGCAGGAGAACTACGGCGACGACCAGTTGGTCAGCGTCTGGTTCCAGGACACCATGTGGTTCGCCTCCCCGGCGATGTTCCGCGCCCCGCGGGAGATGACGTGGGGTGACTTCAAGGCCCAGGTCTTCGTGCCCTTCGCCCAGGAGGACCCGGACTACGACCCGGACGCCCCGCGGACGTGGACCCTGCACGGTTCCCCCTTCGAGCCCGAGGACGGCCAGACCCTGTCCGAGCTCGGCGTCCGCCACAAGGACGTCATCGGCACCCGCGTGGCCGCCTGACCCAGCCCTCCCCCTTCGTCCCGCTCGAGGAGCACCCATGACCAAGTACACGATCACCGTCGAGCCCGTCGGCCGCGAGGTCCAGTGCGACGAGGACCAGACGATCCTCGACGCCTGCCTGCGCGCCGGGGTGTGGTTGCCGCACAGCTGCACCCACGGCACCTGCGCCACCTGCAAGGTCGACAAGCTCGACGGTGAGGTCGACCTGGGTGAGGCGAGCAGCTTCGCCCTCATGGACTTCGAGCGGGACGAGGGGAAGATGCTCACGTGCTGCGCGAAGCCGCGCGAGGACGTGACGCTGGAGGCCGATCTCGACGTCGACGAGGACATGGAGGTCCACCCGGTCCAGGACTTCACCGGGACCGTCGTCGTCCTCGAGGACATCGCCGAGCAGACCAGGCGCCTCGTCGTCGAGCTCGACCGCGAGATCGGCTTCAACGCGGGTCAGTACATGAAGTTCACCGTCCCCGCCGCCGAGGTCGACGGGGCCCCGGTCGAGGAGGTGGACCGGACCTGGT
Proteins encoded in this region:
- a CDS encoding DciA family protein, which produces MSDSEGAPGGTGGDPDPVEVTESVPEPVTGPVPPEDDEVEPSVEDAASTALARARALAAKKGLRPGMRPRPKRRRQHPQAPKGSRGRDPMTIGDQVDRLVDNRGWQVDVAAGSVMGRWDEIVGREVAEHCQPVSFEDGVLSVRADSTAWATQIRLLSSSLLGRITDAAGPDVVHELRVHGPSAPSWSRGPRRSSDGRGPRDTYG
- the dnaA gene encoding chromosomal replication initiator protein DnaA, encoding MAEAEVDFGQVWRTTLDTLDADGVPVTRRAFLSMARLVGLLDDTALIAVPDDFSKNFVEQRLRMHVTQALSDQLGREVRLAVTVDPDLAEDDSLPPTQGIEGEQDQPGPRPERPEGLSSTLPVDDVDDGLVDEDPEPPTPVRPRRGRPEPEQVELTRLNPKYTFDTFVIGASNRFANAAAVAVAEAPAKAYNPLFIYGESGLGKTHLLHAIGHYARSLYPHVKVRYVNSEEFTNDFINSIRDDKAANFQRRYRDVDVLLIDDIQFLQGKMQTQEEFFHTFNTLHNANKQVVITSDVAPKLLSGFEERMRSRFEWGLLTDVQPPDLETRIAILRKKAIQEKLSVPADVLEFIASRISTNIRELEGALIRVTAFASLNRQPVDIGLAQIVLKDLIPNEQSSEISSATIMAQTADYFGLNIEDLQSPSRTRLLVTARQIAMYLCRELTDMSLPRIGEQFGGRDHTTVMHAERKIRELMGERRAIYNQVTELTNRIKQQAG
- the dnaN gene encoding DNA polymerase III subunit beta; the encoded protein is MKFRVERDVLAEAVTWVARSLPNRPPVPVLAGVLMEATDDGSLTLSTFDYEVSARITVAAEVSEAGTSLVLGRLLADISRNLPGKPVDIATDGAKVQVTCGSSRFALLQMPADEYPTLPTSPEGSGTVDGTLFTQAVQQVQIAADRGDTLPILTGVRVEIEGEKMTLLATDRYRLAMRELVWQPRASDADHVALIPARTLAETAKALGAAGSIEVSLGAATAGGSGGLVGFEAGQRHTTSRLLDGEYPKVSKIFPTTSETEAVVGTELLTEAVKRVALVTERNTPVRLRFADGQVTIEAGTGDDAQASEAIEATVEGPEIEVAFNPGYLLDGLGVLGTTFTRLSFTAPLKPAMMTGQESLEAEIDTTYRYVLQPVRLAG
- the recF gene encoding DNA replication/repair protein RecF; translated protein: MYVRHLSIGDFRSYPAAELALEPGVTTLVGLNGQGKTNLVEAIGYVASLSSHRVATDQPLVRFGTDRAIVRAAVVRDERESLVELEITPGKANRAKLNRSPLPRTRDVLGTLRTVLFAPEDLALVKGDPGERRRFLDDLLVQRQPRWAGVRSDYDKIVRQRGALLKSAASLLGSKRGRRRRSSASPEGVDPAAAAEDALRTLEIWDDHLATVGAQLLYARLRLLRDLVPHLQEAYREVSANQSEATAVYRSSLHDEAAEAIAAGEVPEVDELRSMILESLARVRDQEVERGVNLVGPHRDDLVLGLGPMPAKGYASHGESWSFALGLRLAAYHLLRRDLGDDPVLVLDDVFAELDSGRRERLAALVSDCEQVLITAAVPADVPESLVGRRYTVSLGEVDEAS
- the gnd gene encoding phosphogluconate dehydrogenase (NAD(+)-dependent, decarboxylating); its protein translation is MQLGLIGLGKMGGNMRERVRRAGHEVIGYDTDPDISDVESVQAMVDRLQAPRVVWVMVPAGEVTQTVVSDLASRLSPGDLVIDGGNSRYSDDVPNAEELARNGIGYVDCGVSGGIWGLENGYGLMCGGAKEDVEKAMPIFDALRPEGPRDEGFVHAGDVGAGHYVKMVHNGIEYGLMHAYAEGYELLEKKGIVTDVPGSFKAWSRGTVVRSWLLDLMVKALEENPEMTDVSDFTADSGEGRWTVEEAIDNAVPMPVISAALFARFASRQQVSPAMQAVAALRGQFGGHQVMTVAEGEALRAEAAKGVASPGASEAQEEKKVRPAAAPHESSKGDAAAAGPTSGTETTGGSPGPTSGSGSTE